The DNA window CAAGATACAAGTCTATGAAGTCGAAGAGGTGGCCGCAGAGCTTGAGTGATGCGGTGAGTGCAGCGCTCAAGGGAACCTCAATAAATGTTTGTCGCTCTATGCAGTATCGATCTGCTCATCCCGGCAAGCCGATCCCTTAAGGCGAAGCGATCCGTGCTTCAACGGATCAAGGGTCGGCTGATTCAGCGTTTTCAGGTGTCCGTCGCAGAGGTCGGTTTTCAGGATCGCCGGCAGCGGGGCCTGTTGGGCGCCGCTATTGTCGGGGAACGGCCTGGATATCTTCGCGATCGATTGCAGGCCTTGCGGAATGCGGTGGAACAGGAACATGAATGCCAAATCCTATCCTGGATAGAAGAGGTACAGCGGTTTGACCCGGATGGGTTTGGTTTGGTTTCCGGTGTAGCGGATGAGGATGACATTGCCAATGATTTTGAAGTCGATATGCCGGAAGAGGATGAATTCGAATAGGCGTTGCCGGGAGCGGATATGAGCAACATCCGCAGAGAAAGATTACAAGGGCAGCTGATTCGTGAAATCAGCGATATTATACAAAACAAGCTTAGAGATCCCCGGCGCGGTTGGATGAACGTCACAAGTGTGGAGATGAGCATCGATCTCCGGTACGCAAAAGTCTTCGTCAGTTTTCTGGGTGGGGAAGATCAAGTCGACCAGGGCCTCAAGGTGCTTCGAGGCGCGGCATCCTACATGCGGGTCGAACTCGCCCGCCGCTTGCGGGTCCGGCATTGCCCCGAATTGAATTTTCAAGTCGATCGCGGGCTGGAGATAAGTCAAAAGGTATTTGACATTCTTGATTCGCTGGACATTCCCGAAGCTGATGAATCGAATGGTGAGGACCTGGAGGAAGGATTGTGAATAGTATCCGTTCCAGCGGATATAGAATGGTTCGCCGTACGACACGCCGCCGCCAAGAGAGGGCCGACGGCGAGGTCGGATATGTGCTGCCTGTCATGAAGCATTCCGGGTGTACAAGCCATGATGTGGTCGCCCAACTGAGACAACTGCTGGGGATCCGTAAGATCGGCCATAGCGGCACACTGGATCCGTTTGCGACCGGACTCCTGGTCTGTTGCGTCGGGCGCGCGACGAAACTCAGCAATTATCTCATGGATCTCGACAAGACCTACGAGGGAGATCTAAAACTTGGCGTGCGGACACATACCGGCGATCGAACCGGCGATGTGATAGCTGAAGCCGTTGTTCCGCATGTGACCATCGAACAATGCCGGGAGGCCGCCGGCCGGTTTGAAGGGGAACAATTACAAATCCCCCCCATGATGTCCGCGCTTAAATACAAGGGGCGGCGTCTGTATGAATTGGCGCGAGAGGGCATGGAAGTTGAACGAACGCCAAGAAAAGTAAAGGTCCACGAGTTTCACATCCTCGAGATTCTGGATCATCTTATCCGATTCAGAGTCCGCTGCGGCCGGGGCACCTATGTCAGGACTCTCGTTGAGGATTTCGGCCGGGCCTTGGGAACAGAGGCGACGGTGGAGGAGCTCGCACGAACGGCTATTGGAGGCTTCACACTGGAGGGAGCCTGTGATCAGGCTGAGATCCGCGCCGGCGATTTGGATGCTGTCGGCAAGATGCGGGTAGAGATGGCGGAGGCGCTCGGCCATCTTCGTCATCTGACACTGACCGGATTGTGGATCCGCCGGGTTCGGCAGGGGACGCCACCGCCCTTATCTGTTTTCGAGCTCAACGGCGATCCCCCTAAGCCGGGAGAGGTTCTCAGGCTCCTGGGGACCGAGGGGAGCCTCGTCGCTCTGGGAAGAATAGAGCCGACGCTGGGTCCCGCCGATCGGCCTTGGCATGAGTCGGGACGGATGGTTATCGAAAGGGTCTTGTAAATCTTTCGCCGGATCTTGGGGAGAGGGATCGATGTCTTGCGGTAAGGGAATTTTCAAGAGGGCCTACGCCACCATCGGGGTCTTTGATGGGATTCACCGCGGTCATCAACTGATCTTCTATCAGATGCTCCAAAGGGCGCGTCATAAGGGTGGCCGGTGCGTTCTTGTCACCTTTGATCCTTATCCCGGAGAGATATTTGCGCCCAATAATCCCATCCGCCGCTTGCAGACGGAGGATCAAAAACGACGCTTTCTCGTCGAGCTGGGTTTCGAGGGGATGCTGGTGGTCGGTTTTTCAAGAGAACTCTCGCAGATGTCCCCGGGCTCGTTCCTGGATGAGATTCTGCTGGCCCAGCTCGACCTCGAGGAGTTGTATGTTGGATATGATTTCCGGTTCGGCCGGGATCGCGAGGGGGGCATCGAGGAACTGGAGAGCCTGAGTCGATCCCGGGGATTTCGGGTATTTCAGGTTCCGGCCCTGGTGGATGAGGGGATGCCGATCAGCAGCTCTCGCATCCGGCAGGCTCTTCTTGCGGGGGATGTGGCATCCGCCCGGCGATGGCTTGGACGTCCTCACGCCCTGGAAGGCCGGGTTGTCCGGGGAAGAGGAGAAGGCACCCGGCTTCTCTTTCCGACGGCGAATTTGGAGCTGGATCCGAGGATCCTTCTCCCGAAGGATGGTGTCTATGTTGTTCAGGTAGAGGTGGAAACACAAGTGCGGGGCGGTGTTATGAACATTGGGCGCCGCCCGACCCTTACCAAATCCACGTTCTCGAATGTCGAGGTTCACCTTTTTGATTGGAATTTGGATTTGGTCGGAAAAACACTTCAAGTCCACATTTTGACCCGGATTAGGTCTGAAAAGCGATTCCGGTCGGTGGAGGCCCTGAAGAAAGCGATTCAGGATGATATGTCCCAGGCCCGCGCAGCTCTCTCCCGAATGGGTGAGAATACAATAAGTGAAGGCGATGGGGTTGAACAGCTAAGGAGCGTGTGCTAAGTTGGGTTTTCTATGGTCAAGAAACAAAGAAGCCCGCGCACATTTAGAGCGTTATCGGGAGGCTTAAAGGGATGGCGCTGACGAAGGTTAAGAAGCAAGAAATCATCGAAAGATATAAACTGCACGAACTGGATTCGGGCTCACCCGAAGTACAGATCGCGTTGTTGACGGAGAAGATCCGATACCTCACAGAGCATTTCCGCGTGCACAAAACTGATCACCATTCAAGAAGAGGCCTTTTGCGAATGGTCGGGCAGCGGCGTCGACTTCTGGATTATCTAAAGAGTACAGAAGTCGATCGTTACCGTAGCATTGTGAAGGAACTCGGCCTCCGCCGGTAGCTTTCTGATCCCCTTGAAAAGATCCATCGCGCAAGGAATTATTTTCCCAAGGAACCGGCGCGTAAACTGGAGGAATCTATGAGTGAGATTCATCAGGTCGAGCGGACTATAGGCGGTCGACCCCTAAAAATCGAAGTAGGACGTGTGGCACGTCAAGCCGGCGGCTCCGCATGGGTTCAATATGGTGAGACCGTTGTATTCGCCGCCGCTGTGGCGGATCCGGAATCGAATTTAGAGCGAGATTTTCTACCATTAACGGTTGATTACCGTGAGAAATCTTACGCCGCTGGGAAGATCCCCGGCGGTTTTTTTAAGCGCGAAGGAAGGCCGACTGAGAAGGAGACCTTGAGTTGTCGCATCATCGATCGCTCTATCAGACCGTTGTTTGACAAAAATATCCGGTTTGAGATGCAAGTCTCCGCTCATGTCCTCTCTTCCGATAAACTAAACGAATCGGATACCCTCGCCTTGATCGCCACGGCGACCGCATTGAACATTTCCGATATTCCTTTCCCCGAACCGGTTGCCGCCGTTCGTGTCGGTATGATCGGTGAGGAAATGATCTTGAATCCCACTTTTCCAGAAGCGGATAACTGCCGGATGAATCTGGTGGTTGCCGGCACGGCGACAGAAATCGTTATGGTCGAGGGCGAGGCCCGCGAGGTCTCAGAAGCGGAAGTCCTTGAGGCGCTGAAATTCGCCATGACCGCCATTCAAGAAATCGTCGCGATGCAGGCTGAGCTCGTTGAAAAGTGCGGCAAGGCGAAAAGGCCGATCGAGGTTGTTGAAACCCCGGCCGACATCGAAGAGAAAACCCGGGCCCTGACTATCGCGAAGATGGATGAAGCTCTCAAGGTGACCGGCAAGGATGCCCGCCGCGAGGCGATTAATCTCTTGAAGGAAGAGGTTAAACAAAAACTCCTTGAGGAGTTTCCAGAGGGAGAAAGAGATATTTCCTGCGTCTTCCATGCGATCGAGAAGGAACGCCTGCGCTCCATGATTATTAAGGACCGGCGCCGGGTTGATGGCAGGGGGCTCGATGAGGTTCGCCCGATCACTTGCGAAATCGGTGTTCTCCCGAGAACGCATGGCAGCGCACTCTTTACGCGGGGTGAGACGCAAGCTTTGGTCGTGACCTCCCTTGGAACATCATCAGATGAGCAGAAGATTGAGGATTTTGGCGGGGAGCACTGGAAGACGTTTATGCTCCATTATAATTTCCCCTCCTTCAGTGTCGGTGAAGTCCGCCCGATTCGCGGACCGGGTCGCCGGGAGATTGGGCACGGCGCCCTGGCCGAAAAATCCCTTCTGGCCGTTATCCCCAGTAATGAAACCTTCCCGTACACGATCCGGATTGTGTCGGACATCATGGAATCGAACGGCTCCTCATCGATGGCTTCGGTATGCGGAGGAAGTCTTTCTCTCATGGACGCCGGTGTGCCGATCCAGTCCTCGGTCAGCGGCATCGCCATGGGCCTGATTAAGGAAGGCGACGATATCGCCATCCTCACCGATATCCTCGGTATGGAAGACCACCTGGGCGATATGGATTTCAAGGTTGCCGGGACGAAGAAGGGGATTACGGGAATTCAGATGGATATAAAGCTCGGGGGATTGGATTTTGGTATCCTGAGCGAAGCGTTGGACAAAGCCCGTGCCGGCCGCACCCATATCCTTGGGATCATGGACAAGGCGATGTCCGGGGCCCGCTCCGACCTGTCGCCCTTCGCACCAAGAATCAATGTCCTCGAAGTTAATCCTGAAAAAATCCGGGATATCATCGGCCCCGGAGGCCGTACCATAAAGAGAATCACTGAGGAGACGGGCGCCACCATTGATATTGATGACAGCGGCAAGGTGAAGATAGCCTGTACCGACGCAGAGGGCGGGGCTCGGGCGATCGAGATGGTTCGCAGCCTGACGGAAGACCCTGAAGTCGGCCGCATTTATAACGGCCGGGTCCGGTCCATCATGAATTTCGGCGCTTTCGTGGAGATCCTTCCCGGGCGTGACGGCCTTGTTCACATTAGTGAGCTGGATCACAAACGGGTCAATAAAGTCGAAGATGTCTTGAAAATTGGAGACATGGTCCTCGTAAAGTGTATAGGGGTAGATGATGAGGGCAAGGTTCGTCTAAGCCGCAAGCAGGCGCTGGAGCCGACGAACGCCGGGTAGAACCCGGGAAGAGCCTTTACCTGAGAGGGTTAGTGGGCTCCCCTGGAGCCTGTTGGCTCTCTTTCTACATTTTGGAGGACTCATATATGGCTCTCCAAGAGCCCAGAATCGCCCGGCGGGTTATGCCCGGCGGTTTAACGATTGTGGCCGAGCAGGTCCCCGCCAGCCGTTCTGTTGCTCTCGGGGTCTGGATTCGGTGCGGCTCCCGTCATGAAGCCTCCTCCAGCGCCGGATTAACCCACTTTCTCGAACATATGCTTTTTCGAGGATCGCGCGCGCACACATCCTTGGCCTTGGCCAAAGCAATGGAACGAATCGGTGGGCAGGTCGATGCCTGTACAGGCAAGGAATCGACCGCAGTCTATGCGAGAATCCAACCCGAAAATCTCCGAAGAACCCTCTTACTGCTCGCCGAGCTCGTGGCCTATCCCAGCCTCGAACCCAATATGGTGGAAGTGGAGAAGAGGGTCGTCTTGGAGGAAATCCGCAGCTATGAGGATGATCCGGAGGAAGGTGTTCACGATCTGATGGCGACCCTTCTCTGGCCCGATCACCCCATGGGACGGCCTATTCTTGGGTATGAGCGCACCGTCCGTTCCTTTCAAAGTGAGCCGATCCGTCGTTTCCATGAGATGCGCTATCGGGGGTCGAATACCATCATCGTGGCGGCCGGGGACTTGAATCCTGAAAAATTTCTCGACATGACCTCAGAAGTATTCCCTCTGCCGCCGGGTGGAGGGCGGGGCCGGGAGATCCAACTAACGAAAATCCGACGGGGATCCCTTCATGCGACCCATTCACTAAGCCAAACCCACATTTCCCTGGCGGCCCGAGGACCCTCGTATAGCGATCGGCGCCGGTATCCTATCTATCTTTTGAATCTCATCCTCGGCGCTGGTAGTTCCTCCCGTCTCTTCCAGAGGATCCGGGAGCGGGAGGGTCTGGCCTATGGGATCCAATCCTATGTTGATTCCTTTGAGGATACAGGCGCCTTTGGGATCTATCTTTCTGTCGATCCACGAAACTTGAACCGCTCTTTTCGGTTGTTAATGAAGGAGCTGGGCAAGCTCCGCCGTGAAGGTGTCAAGAGGTGGGAACTGTCGAATGCCAAGGAACAAATGATTTTAGTGCACCTTCTTTCACAGGAGAGTATAGCGGATCGCATGAGTCGGTTGGCGCTCAAAGAGTTACTCTATCAAGGCCAGCCGCGTGACGGCAAAGTTGTTGAGAAGATTCGATCCATCACCGTGGATGAGGTCAATCAGGTCGCGGAGCAGATTCTGAATCCAGCGAGGTTCTGCCTCGTGACCCGCGGTCCTCAGGATGGAAATGGTATCAGAATCGATGATGTCGATTTTTAAGTCGGTTCACGAGGAGATCGATGGCCAAGATGCCGAATAGTATTCGTATCGCGGTACAGCGTCTTTCGCCGAGGGCCCAGTTGCCGCGGCGTCAAACAGCGGGCGCCTCGGGCTGGGACTTGCATGCCTGCCTTGAAGAGGATCAGGTCATCCAACCTGGGGCGAGAGCAGCAATACCATCGGGGATTGCCGTCGCCGTGCCCGAGGGATATGAGCTTCAAATCCGGCCGCGGAGTGGGTTGGCTTGGCGCCAAGGGGTGACCATTGTCAATACACCGGGAACAATCGATGCGGATTATCGAGGAGAGATAAAAATTCTCCTGGTGAATC is part of the Candidatus Eisenbacteria bacterium genome and encodes:
- a CDS encoding DUF503 domain-containing protein encodes the protein MFVALCSIDLLIPASRSLKAKRSVLQRIKGRLIQRFQVSVAEVGFQDRRQRGLLGAAIVGERPGYLRDRLQALRNAVEQEHECQILSWIEEVQRFDPDGFGLVSGVADEDDIANDFEVDMPEEDEFE
- the rbfA gene encoding 30S ribosome-binding factor RbfA, yielding MSNIRRERLQGQLIREISDIIQNKLRDPRRGWMNVTSVEMSIDLRYAKVFVSFLGGEDQVDQGLKVLRGAASYMRVELARRLRVRHCPELNFQVDRGLEISQKVFDILDSLDIPEADESNGEDLEEGL
- the truB gene encoding tRNA pseudouridine(55) synthase TruB; the encoded protein is MNSIRSSGYRMVRRTTRRRQERADGEVGYVLPVMKHSGCTSHDVVAQLRQLLGIRKIGHSGTLDPFATGLLVCCVGRATKLSNYLMDLDKTYEGDLKLGVRTHTGDRTGDVIAEAVVPHVTIEQCREAAGRFEGEQLQIPPMMSALKYKGRRLYELAREGMEVERTPRKVKVHEFHILEILDHLIRFRVRCGRGTYVRTLVEDFGRALGTEATVEELARTAIGGFTLEGACDQAEIRAGDLDAVGKMRVEMAEALGHLRHLTLTGLWIRRVRQGTPPPLSVFELNGDPPKPGEVLRLLGTEGSLVALGRIEPTLGPADRPWHESGRMVIERVL
- a CDS encoding bifunctional riboflavin kinase/FAD synthetase: MSCGKGIFKRAYATIGVFDGIHRGHQLIFYQMLQRARHKGGRCVLVTFDPYPGEIFAPNNPIRRLQTEDQKRRFLVELGFEGMLVVGFSRELSQMSPGSFLDEILLAQLDLEELYVGYDFRFGRDREGGIEELESLSRSRGFRVFQVPALVDEGMPISSSRIRQALLAGDVASARRWLGRPHALEGRVVRGRGEGTRLLFPTANLELDPRILLPKDGVYVVQVEVETQVRGGVMNIGRRPTLTKSTFSNVEVHLFDWNLDLVGKTLQVHILTRIRSEKRFRSVEALKKAIQDDMSQARAALSRMGENTISEGDGVEQLRSVC
- the rpsO gene encoding 30S ribosomal protein S15, which translates into the protein MALTKVKKQEIIERYKLHELDSGSPEVQIALLTEKIRYLTEHFRVHKTDHHSRRGLLRMVGQRRRLLDYLKSTEVDRYRSIVKELGLRR
- the pnp gene encoding polyribonucleotide nucleotidyltransferase; translated protein: MSEIHQVERTIGGRPLKIEVGRVARQAGGSAWVQYGETVVFAAAVADPESNLERDFLPLTVDYREKSYAAGKIPGGFFKREGRPTEKETLSCRIIDRSIRPLFDKNIRFEMQVSAHVLSSDKLNESDTLALIATATALNISDIPFPEPVAAVRVGMIGEEMILNPTFPEADNCRMNLVVAGTATEIVMVEGEAREVSEAEVLEALKFAMTAIQEIVAMQAELVEKCGKAKRPIEVVETPADIEEKTRALTIAKMDEALKVTGKDARREAINLLKEEVKQKLLEEFPEGERDISCVFHAIEKERLRSMIIKDRRRVDGRGLDEVRPITCEIGVLPRTHGSALFTRGETQALVVTSLGTSSDEQKIEDFGGEHWKTFMLHYNFPSFSVGEVRPIRGPGRREIGHGALAEKSLLAVIPSNETFPYTIRIVSDIMESNGSSSMASVCGGSLSLMDAGVPIQSSVSGIAMGLIKEGDDIAILTDILGMEDHLGDMDFKVAGTKKGITGIQMDIKLGGLDFGILSEALDKARAGRTHILGIMDKAMSGARSDLSPFAPRINVLEVNPEKIRDIIGPGGRTIKRITEETGATIDIDDSGKVKIACTDAEGGARAIEMVRSLTEDPEVGRIYNGRVRSIMNFGAFVEILPGRDGLVHISELDHKRVNKVEDVLKIGDMVLVKCIGVDDEGKVRLSRKQALEPTNAG
- a CDS encoding insulinase family protein, with protein sequence MALQEPRIARRVMPGGLTIVAEQVPASRSVALGVWIRCGSRHEASSSAGLTHFLEHMLFRGSRAHTSLALAKAMERIGGQVDACTGKESTAVYARIQPENLRRTLLLLAELVAYPSLEPNMVEVEKRVVLEEIRSYEDDPEEGVHDLMATLLWPDHPMGRPILGYERTVRSFQSEPIRRFHEMRYRGSNTIIVAAGDLNPEKFLDMTSEVFPLPPGGGRGREIQLTKIRRGSLHATHSLSQTHISLAARGPSYSDRRRYPIYLLNLILGAGSSSRLFQRIREREGLAYGIQSYVDSFEDTGAFGIYLSVDPRNLNRSFRLLMKELGKLRREGVKRWELSNAKEQMILVHLLSQESIADRMSRLALKELLYQGQPRDGKVVEKIRSITVDEVNQVAEQILNPARFCLVTRGPQDGNGIRIDDVDF
- the dut gene encoding dUTP diphosphatase, with the translated sequence MPNSIRIAVQRLSPRAQLPRRQTAGASGWDLHACLEEDQVIQPGARAAIPSGIAVAVPEGYELQIRPRSGLAWRQGVTIVNTPGTIDADYRGEIKILLVNLGSEPFRVRHGDRVGQMILSSVPAGILEEVEELSATERGAGGFGHTGLGDGEIKPTLS